A region of Nocardioides sp. JS614 DNA encodes the following proteins:
- a CDS encoding S8 family serine peptidase, whose amino-acid sequence MRVTAAAVGTAVVVAVLGSAPAAPAAPAAAAAVPPSCADFQPEMPVEQYDGASEPLRLLGVEKAQHVLAGPGRPGAGVAVAVLDSGVRRGPGMDVVAGPNLAGLDELVDWHGTAVAGIIAGAPLPDGSPVGIAPGARIVDVRVYDSRDPQSDRGEQPVTPASVAAGLDWVARFARDRGIGVANVSAAVPASPALAAAVRRAWRAGVVVVAATGNRPEEGGFLFPELGGEERRPGEDAAGEVFPAGYPHVVGVNATRTGEPSGSPVTDFVLPSSDTDVAAPTYGALSVAVNGATCVIPEVATSWSAAEVSGVLALLRSHYPRDRPAQAVARLLNTANGTTAAPTRLTGVGVVQPYQALTRPLEPRPDGAVELTTVEHDAVRAAAPERPADLLADTRRDVVWWGLIGAGGLVVALVLRPVLARRRT is encoded by the coding sequence GTGCGCGTGACCGCGGCCGCCGTCGGCACGGCCGTCGTGGTCGCGGTGCTCGGCTCCGCCCCGGCCGCCCCGGCCGCCCCGGCCGCCGCGGCCGCGGTTCCACCGTCGTGCGCGGACTTCCAGCCCGAGATGCCGGTGGAGCAGTACGACGGGGCCAGCGAGCCGCTGCGGCTGCTCGGGGTCGAGAAGGCACAGCACGTGCTCGCCGGACCGGGCCGTCCGGGAGCAGGGGTCGCCGTGGCCGTCCTGGACTCGGGGGTGCGTCGCGGCCCGGGAATGGACGTGGTCGCCGGCCCGAACCTCGCCGGGCTCGACGAGCTCGTCGACTGGCACGGGACCGCCGTCGCGGGGATCATCGCGGGCGCACCCCTGCCGGACGGCTCGCCGGTCGGGATCGCCCCAGGAGCCCGGATCGTCGACGTCCGCGTCTACGACAGCCGCGACCCCCAGTCGGACCGTGGCGAGCAGCCGGTCACTCCGGCGTCGGTCGCCGCGGGCCTGGACTGGGTGGCGCGGTTCGCCCGGGACCGGGGCATCGGCGTCGCCAACGTCTCCGCCGCCGTCCCTGCCTCACCAGCGCTGGCGGCGGCAGTGCGGCGGGCCTGGCGGGCCGGCGTGGTGGTGGTCGCCGCCACCGGCAACCGGCCCGAGGAGGGCGGCTTCTTGTTCCCGGAGCTCGGCGGCGAGGAGCGGCGGCCGGGGGAGGACGCCGCCGGCGAGGTCTTCCCCGCCGGCTATCCGCACGTGGTCGGTGTCAACGCCACCCGGACCGGCGAGCCCAGCGGCAGCCCGGTGACGGACTTCGTCCTGCCCAGCTCCGACACCGACGTCGCGGCGCCGACGTACGGCGCCCTCTCGGTGGCCGTCAACGGCGCGACCTGCGTGATCCCCGAGGTCGCGACGTCGTGGTCGGCCGCCGAGGTCAGCGGGGTGCTCGCGCTGCTGCGCTCGCACTACCCTCGCGACCGGCCCGCGCAGGCGGTGGCCCGGCTGCTCAACACCGCCAACGGCACCACCGCGGCGCCCACCCGGCTCACCGGGGTCGGCGTCGTCCAGCCCTACCAGGCACTGACCCGGCCCCTCGAGCCGCGGCCCGACGGCGCGGTCGAGCTCACCACGGTGGAGCACGACGCGGTGCGCGCGGCCGCACCCGAGCGGCCCGCGGACCTGCTCGCCGACACCCGTCGCGACGTGGTGTGGTGGGGCCTGATCGGTGCCGGTGGCCTCGTCGTCGCGCTGGTGCTGCGCCCCGTCCTCGCCCGGCGCAGAACCTAG
- a CDS encoding multicopper oxidase family protein: MPPITRRALLRGTAALGGATALAGLASCSRSGGTAVGPTAPAVTAAEDARRRAGGQLVTARLTPRPVTLDLGGRAVDTWAYGDAVPGPLLRARAGDLLRVEVDNQLPVDTSVHWHGIALRNDMDGVPGVTQDPIGAAATFRYEFTVPDPGTYFYHPHSGVQLDRGLYGVLLVDGPDEEDADQEWVVVLDDWVDGTGRTPDQVLESLRAGGGGGHGSMAGMDHGSMMGGGGGMQSRLLGGSGDVRYPLYLVNGRTADDPATLRGRPGQKVRIRVVNAGSDTAFRVAVGGHRLTVTHSDGFPVTPVSTDALLIGMGERFDVTVTLGDGVFALVAVAEGKNGGGLAVVRTGAGTTPGPDAWARHRGQPALLGADLTPTESVRLPDRAVDRRHDLVLAGTMASYRWSINGRMFPDDEPLPVAEGERVRLRFVNRSMMFHPMHVHGHTFALATGGARKDTVIVRPMEALEVDLDADNPGQWAAHCHNIYHAESGMMTTLSYRA, translated from the coding sequence ATTCCCCCGATCACCCGCCGCGCCCTCTTGCGCGGGACCGCCGCGCTGGGCGGAGCGACGGCACTCGCCGGACTCGCCTCGTGCAGCCGGTCCGGCGGTACCGCCGTCGGTCCCACCGCGCCGGCCGTGACGGCCGCCGAGGACGCCCGCCGTCGAGCCGGCGGCCAGCTGGTGACGGCACGGCTCACGCCCCGCCCGGTGACGCTCGACCTGGGCGGGCGAGCGGTCGATACCTGGGCGTACGGCGACGCGGTCCCGGGTCCGCTGCTCCGCGCCCGGGCGGGGGACCTGCTGCGCGTCGAGGTCGACAACCAGCTGCCCGTCGACACCAGCGTCCACTGGCACGGCATCGCGCTGCGCAACGACATGGACGGCGTCCCCGGGGTCACCCAGGACCCGATCGGCGCCGCCGCGACGTTCCGGTACGAGTTCACGGTCCCGGACCCCGGCACCTACTTCTACCACCCGCACTCGGGCGTCCAGCTCGACCGCGGCCTGTACGGCGTCCTCCTGGTCGACGGCCCCGACGAGGAGGATGCCGACCAGGAGTGGGTCGTCGTCCTCGACGACTGGGTCGACGGCACCGGTCGCACCCCGGACCAGGTGCTCGAGAGCCTGCGCGCAGGCGGGGGCGGCGGGCACGGGTCGATGGCCGGCATGGACCACGGCTCGATGATGGGGGGCGGCGGGGGCATGCAGTCCCGGCTGCTCGGTGGTAGCGGGGACGTGCGCTACCCGCTGTACCTGGTCAACGGGCGCACCGCGGACGACCCGGCCACCCTGCGGGGTCGACCGGGCCAGAAGGTCCGGATCCGAGTCGTGAACGCGGGCTCGGACACGGCCTTCCGGGTGGCCGTCGGTGGGCACCGCCTGACCGTCACCCACAGTGACGGCTTCCCCGTCACGCCGGTGTCCACCGACGCGCTGCTGATCGGCATGGGTGAGCGCTTCGACGTCACGGTGACCCTCGGCGACGGCGTCTTCGCGCTGGTCGCGGTCGCGGAGGGGAAGAACGGCGGCGGCCTGGCGGTCGTGCGGACGGGCGCCGGCACCACCCCGGGGCCCGACGCGTGGGCCCGGCACCGCGGCCAGCCGGCGCTGCTCGGAGCCGACCTGACTCCGACCGAGTCCGTCCGGCTGCCGGACCGGGCGGTCGACCGACGCCACGACCTGGTCCTGGCCGGCACCATGGCGAGCTACCGGTGGTCGATCAACGGGCGGATGTTCCCCGACGACGAGCCGCTACCGGTGGCCGAGGGCGAACGCGTCCGCCTGCGGTTCGTGAACCGGTCGATGATGTTCCATCCCATGCACGTCCACGGCCACACGTTCGCCCTCGCCACGGGCGGCGCCCGCAAGGACACCGTGATCGTGCGCCCGATGGAAGCCCTCGAGGTCGACCTCGACGCCGACAACCCGGGTCAGTGGGCGGCGCACTGCCACAACATCTACCACGCGGAGAGCGGGATGATGACGACGCTGTCCTACCGGGCGTAG